In one Corynebacterium bovis DSM 20582 = CIP 54.80 genomic region, the following are encoded:
- a CDS encoding DUF7507 domain-containing protein, translated as MKNPVMYAAAGESAPAGTAILRINARAFSDNPWEAPKRATAAQSTDYRYSSGLKFELWTADSDEDDAQEKGAKEKVNADWASCTTNDQGTCDIVIPQSHLNKRYAVKQVNDAQGSFHMDYFNWGDHGNAKNRHNAPYPGYTVRVQSGKVYSFPLTSDIDDDRRSFGAAAQSLDNPPLEAARTCYPRGPRIALVMDTTLSIEDSGNKNNLRNAVYGPDGFVDNLLGTGAEIASFSFAELSPGDDQQNFPEPLNVDTDAEKIKKQIREHNLNNFDDATSWEQGLAAVYEANKQYHYDEVIFITDGDPNHWSRQVEGPNNDGSVRAIEAGIYRANLIKAMGTRIVTIGAGWAANPGQTDSSNQLKAVSGPVSGLDYFATDWGRLAESLRYAGNQITCQTGVNAKKVIVDAAGKPVADQSPAKDWAIDISAENFAGTVDNGRGENPANLPLAALNPNNDTDDSANPLVLKDQERTTGDDNIAHWGISYYARDRKDAHSDVTLAEKTDSKPGFKFVPGKMVNGEPTGSYYKIIDRTTRQPVGDPVMITSPSQKIQNVQRGQTVEAVFANTPEANFSVEKTAKTKRITAGSDGTFTAEFTVTVTNSSKVAGTSPSVNDRPVEDSDFVADTVMVDGHQVEVGDGGTYEVTPGVPLEPGGKKTFTVTLKGRTPPGFLENQRPAECTPENPDGVRNGVEMSGDTDGNANNEACVSVDPPKPGALAIIKKINGDDANNAPGVSVEVGQDMNVTYEVTNTGGMPVYKVTVADKITTEGDKAVENITADDQAKAAKLDPGQTVTFSTKVKAPATGGTLHTDVAKAHGVATDPKNPNAPGQNAPQVESNEDPANATTKPKDGLTIVKKINGNDANDAPGVEVEPGEDMPVTYEVTNTGNRPVFNVNVTDKITTEGDKAVTNITADDRAKAAKLDPGQTVTFSATIKAPATGGTLHTDLAQAHGVPPKPGKPNEPGDPNDPQTPPVNSNEDPANATTKSQDGLTIVKKINNADANEAPGVEVEPGEDMPVTYEVTSTGNRPVFNVNVTDKITTEGDKAVTNITADDRAKAAKLDPGQTVTFSATVKAPATGGTLHTDLAQAHGVPPKPGKPNEPDDPKDPQTPPVNSNEDPANATTNPKDGLTIVKKINGNDANDAPGVEVNPGADMNVTYEVTNTGNRPVFNVTVADKITTEGDKAVTDIKPSDAAKAAKLNPKETVTFTATIKAPATGGTLHTDKATAHGVPPKPGKPNEPDDPKDPQTPPVNSNEDPANATTNPKDGLTIVKKINGNDANDAPGVTVEPGADMNVTYEVTNTGNRPVFNVNVTDKITTEGDKAVTNITADDRAKAAKLNPKETVTFTATIKAPATGGTLHTDKATAHGVPPKPGKPNEPDDPKDPQTPPVNSNEDPANATTKSQDGLTIVKKINGNDANDAPGVSVNPGEDMNVTYEVTNTGNRPVFNVTVTDRVESENNAEVKNIAPAQVDRVNPGETVTFTATIKAPATGGTLHTDKASAHGVPPKPGKPNEPGDPNDPKSPPVNSPEDPANATTKPKDGLKVVKKINGDDANQAPGVSVDSDADMNVTYEVTNTGGRPVFNVNVTDKIITEGDTAVTNITADDRAKAAKLDPGQTVTFSAKVKAPATGGTLHTDLAQAHGLPPSPTNPNEPGDPNDPKSPPVNSPEDPANATTKPKDELKVVKKINGDDANIEPGVAVKPGSDMDVTYEVTNTGNRPLSDVTVTDRIVSENNTEVKGITPEKVDQLKPGETVTFKATIKAPAADGVKHHDVATAHGVPPSPSEPPSPTEPNKPGNPPSSTEPPSPSEPNKPGVPPVNSPDDPGYAHTPPKDSLKIVKKINGDDANTKPGVEVDAGSDMKITYEVTNDGQRPVFNVSVTDKITSENNAEVKDITTATPEKAAKLNPGEKVEFTATIKAPTAGGVLHTDVAKAHGVPPSPDDPEKPAEPPSPDDPNKPAVPPVESNEDPGNATTKPKDGLKVVKKINGDDANAEPGVEVAPGSDMDVTYEVTNTGDRPLSDVSVTDRIVSENNTEVKGITPEKVDQLKPGETVTFKATIKAPAADGVKHHDVATAHGVPPSPSEPPSPTEPNKPGNPPSSTEPPSPSEPGKPGEPPSPSEPNKPGVPPVNSPEDPGYAHTPPKDSLKLVKKINGDDANNAPGVSVEPGSDMKITYEVTNDGQRPVFNVSVTDKITSENNAEVKNITTATPEKAAKLNPGEKVEFTATIKAPEASNKLHTDVAKAYGVPPSPSEPPSPTEPGKPGNPPSSTEPPSPSEPGKPGNPPSSTEPPSPDDPNKPAVPPVESNEDPGNATTKPKDGLKLVKKINGDDANNAPGVSVEPGSDMKVTYEVTNTGDRPVFNVSVTDKITTEGGKVVEGITASDPEKAKQLNPNETVEFTATIKAPEAGNKLHTDVAKAYGVPPSPSVPPSPTEPGKPGNPPSSTEPPSPSEPGKPGNPPSSTEPPSPSEPGKPGNPPSSTEPPSPDDPNKPAVPPVESNEDPGNATTKPKDGLKVVKKINGDDANAEPGVEVAPGSDMDVTYEVTNTGDRPLSDVSVTDRIVSENNTEVKGITPEKVDQLKPGETVTFKATIKAPAADGAQHHDVATAHGVPPSPSEPPSPTEPNKPGNPPSSTEPPSPSEPGKPGTRRVRLSRRVRRSRVSRVIRRVRPSRRVRRSRVSRVIRRVRPSRRVRRSRVSPVSRRARLSRTSLVSRRARKSRTSLVFRR; from the coding sequence GTGAAGAATCCGGTCATGTACGCCGCCGCGGGGGAATCCGCCCCGGCGGGCACGGCGATCCTCCGGATCAACGCCCGGGCGTTCTCCGACAATCCGTGGGAGGCACCGAAGCGCGCGACCGCGGCACAGTCCACGGACTACCGCTACTCCAGCGGCCTGAAGTTCGAGCTCTGGACGGCCGACTCCGATGAGGATGACGCTCAGGAGAAGGGCGCGAAGGAGAAGGTCAACGCGGACTGGGCGAGCTGTACGACCAACGACCAGGGCACGTGTGACATCGTCATCCCGCAGTCGCACCTGAACAAGCGGTACGCCGTGAAGCAGGTCAACGACGCCCAGGGCTCGTTCCACATGGACTACTTCAACTGGGGCGACCACGGCAACGCGAAAAACCGGCACAACGCCCCGTACCCGGGGTACACCGTGCGGGTGCAGTCCGGGAAGGTCTACTCCTTCCCGCTGACCAGCGACATCGATGATGACCGCCGGTCCTTCGGTGCCGCTGCCCAGTCCCTGGACAACCCGCCGCTGGAGGCCGCGCGAACCTGCTACCCGCGTGGCCCGCGGATCGCGCTGGTCATGGACACCACGCTCTCCATCGAGGACAGCGGGAACAAGAACAACCTGCGCAATGCGGTCTACGGCCCGGACGGCTTCGTCGACAACCTCCTGGGAACCGGCGCGGAGATCGCGTCGTTCAGCTTCGCTGAGCTCTCCCCCGGGGATGACCAGCAGAACTTCCCGGAGCCCCTGAATGTGGACACGGACGCCGAGAAGATCAAGAAGCAGATCCGTGAGCACAACCTCAACAACTTCGACGACGCGACCAGCTGGGAGCAGGGTCTCGCTGCCGTCTACGAGGCGAACAAGCAGTACCACTACGACGAGGTCATCTTCATCACCGACGGTGACCCGAACCACTGGAGCCGTCAGGTTGAGGGCCCGAACAACGACGGTAGCGTCCGGGCCATCGAGGCCGGCATCTACCGCGCGAACCTCATCAAGGCGATGGGCACGCGCATCGTCACGATCGGCGCCGGCTGGGCGGCCAACCCCGGCCAGACCGACAGCTCCAACCAGCTGAAGGCCGTCAGTGGCCCGGTCAGCGGCCTGGACTACTTCGCGACGGACTGGGGCCGCCTGGCCGAGAGTCTCCGCTACGCGGGTAACCAGATCACCTGTCAGACGGGCGTCAACGCCAAGAAGGTGATCGTCGACGCGGCGGGTAAGCCCGTCGCCGATCAGTCCCCGGCGAAGGACTGGGCGATTGACATCTCCGCAGAGAACTTCGCGGGCACGGTCGACAACGGGCGCGGCGAGAACCCGGCGAATCTTCCGCTGGCTGCTCTGAACCCGAACAACGACACGGACGACAGTGCGAACCCCCTGGTCCTGAAGGACCAGGAGCGGACCACCGGTGACGACAACATCGCGCACTGGGGCATCAGCTACTACGCGCGCGACCGTAAGGACGCCCACAGCGACGTCACCCTCGCCGAGAAGACGGACTCCAAGCCCGGCTTCAAGTTCGTCCCCGGAAAGATGGTCAACGGGGAGCCGACCGGCTCCTACTACAAGATCATCGACCGGACGACGCGGCAGCCCGTGGGGGATCCGGTGATGATCACCTCGCCGTCGCAGAAGATCCAGAACGTCCAGCGTGGACAGACGGTGGAGGCGGTCTTCGCCAACACCCCGGAGGCGAACTTCAGCGTCGAGAAGACCGCGAAGACCAAGCGCATCACCGCAGGGTCCGACGGAACCTTCACCGCGGAGTTCACCGTGACCGTCACGAACAGCAGCAAGGTGGCCGGGACGTCACCGTCGGTGAACGACCGGCCGGTGGAGGACAGCGACTTCGTGGCCGACACCGTGATGGTCGACGGCCACCAGGTCGAGGTCGGTGACGGTGGAACCTACGAAGTCACCCCGGGTGTTCCGCTTGAGCCGGGTGGAAAGAAGACCTTCACCGTGACGTTGAAGGGCCGGACCCCGCCGGGCTTCCTCGAGAACCAGCGCCCGGCCGAATGTACGCCGGAGAATCCCGACGGCGTGCGCAACGGTGTGGAGATGTCCGGCGACACGGACGGCAACGCGAACAACGAGGCGTGTGTCTCGGTTGATCCGCCGAAGCCGGGTGCCCTGGCGATCATCAAGAAGATCAACGGGGACGACGCCAACAACGCCCCCGGTGTGTCCGTTGAGGTCGGTCAGGACATGAACGTCACCTACGAGGTGACGAACACCGGTGGCATGCCGGTGTACAAGGTGACCGTCGCCGACAAGATCACCACTGAGGGTGACAAGGCTGTTGAGAACATCACCGCGGATGATCAGGCGAAGGCTGCGAAGCTCGACCCGGGCCAGACCGTGACGTTCAGCACGAAGGTCAAGGCCCCGGCGACCGGTGGCACCCTGCACACCGACGTGGCGAAGGCCCACGGTGTGGCCACTGACCCGAAGAACCCGAACGCCCCCGGGCAGAATGCGCCGCAGGTCGAGTCCAACGAGGACCCGGCGAATGCGACGACGAAGCCCAAGGATGGGCTGACGATCGTCAAGAAGATCAACGGCAATGACGCCAACGACGCTCCTGGTGTTGAGGTTGAGCCGGGTGAGGACATGCCTGTCACCTATGAGGTGACGAACACGGGTAACCGTCCGGTGTTCAACGTCAATGTCACGGACAAGATCACCACTGAGGGTGACAAGGCCGTGACGAACATCACCGCGGATGATCGGGCGAAGGCTGCGAAGCTCGACCCGGGCCAGACGGTGACGTTCAGTGCGACGATCAAGGCGCCGGCCACCGGTGGGACGCTGCACACGGATCTGGCGCAGGCTCATGGTGTGCCGCCGAAGCCGGGTAAGCCGAATGAGCCGGGTGATCCGAACGATCCGCAGACTCCGCCGGTGAACTCGAACGAGGATCCGGCGAATGCGACGACGAAGTCTCAGGATGGGCTGACGATCGTCAAGAAGATCAACAACGCCGATGCCAATGAGGCTCCTGGTGTTGAGGTTGAGCCGGGTGAGGACATGCCTGTCACCTATGAGGTGACGAGCACGGGTAACCGTCCGGTGTTCAACGTCAATGTCACGGACAAGATCACCACTGAGGGTGACAAGGCCGTGACGAACATCACCGCGGATGATCGGGCGAAGGCTGCGAAGCTCGACCCGGGCCAGACGGTGACGTTCAGTGCGACGGTCAAGGCGCCGGCCACCGGTGGGACGCTGCACACGGATCTGGCGCAGGCTCATGGTGTGCCGCCGAAGCCGGGTAAGCCGAATGAGCCAGATGATCCGAAGGATCCGCAGACCCCGCCGGTGAACTCGAATGAGGATCCGGCGAATGCGACGACGAACCCCAAGGATGGGCTGACGATCGTCAAGAAGATCAACGGCAATGACGCCAACGACGCTCCTGGTGTGGAGGTTAACCCGGGTGCGGACATGAATGTCACCTATGAGGTGACGAACACGGGTAACCGTCCGGTGTTCAACGTGACCGTGGCCGACAAGATCACCACTGAGGGTGACAAGGCTGTGACGGACATCAAGCCGTCTGATGCGGCGAAGGCTGCGAAGCTGAACCCGAAGGAGACGGTGACGTTCACCGCGACGATCAAGGCGCCGGCCACCGGTGGGACGCTGCACACGGATAAGGCGACCGCTCATGGTGTGCCGCCGAAGCCGGGGAAGCCGAATGAGCCAGATGATCCGAAGGATCCGCAGACCCCGCCGGTGAACTCGAATGAGGATCCGGCGAATGCGACGACGAACCCCAAGGATGGGCTGACGATCGTCAAGAAGATCAACGGCAATGACGCCAACGACGCTCCTGGTGTGACCGTGGAGCCGGGTGCGGACATGAATGTCACCTATGAGGTGACGAACACGGGTAACCGTCCGGTGTTCAACGTCAATGTCACGGACAAGATCACCACTGAGGGCGACAAGGCCGTGACGAACATCACCGCGGATGATCGGGCGAAGGCTGCGAAGCTGAACCCGAAGGAGACGGTGACGTTCACCGCGACGATCAAGGCGCCGGCCACCGGTGGGACGCTGCACACGGATAAGGCGACCGCTCATGGTGTGCCGCCGAAGCCGGGGAAGCCGAATGAGCCAGATGATCCGAAGGATCCGCAGACCCCGCCGGTGAACTCGAACGAGGACCCGGCGAATGCGACGACGAAGTCTCAGGATGGTCTGACGATCGTCAAGAAGATCAACGGGAATGACGCCAACGACGCTCCTGGTGTGTCGGTTAACCCGGGTGAGGACATGAATGTCACCTATGAGGTGACGAACACGGGTAACCGTCCGGTGTTCAACGTCACTGTCACGGACCGGGTGGAGTCGGAGAACAACGCTGAGGTGAAGAACATCGCCCCGGCGCAGGTTGATCGGGTTAATCCGGGTGAGACGGTGACGTTCACCGCGACGATCAAGGCGCCGGCCACCGGTGGGACGCTGCACACGGATAAGGCGAGCGCTCATGGTGTGCCGCCGAAGCCGGGTAAGCCGAATGAGCCGGGTGATCCGAATGATCCGAAGAGCCCGCCGGTGAATTCGCCGGAGGATCCGGCGAATGCGACGACGAAGCCCAAGGATGGGCTGAAGGTCGTCAAGAAGATCAACGGGGATGACGCGAATCAGGCTCCTGGTGTGTCGGTTGACTCGGATGCGGACATGAATGTCACCTATGAGGTGACGAACACGGGTGGCCGCCCGGTGTTCAACGTCAATGTCACGGACAAGATCATCACTGAGGGTGACACAGCTGTGACGAACATCACCGCGGATGATCGGGCGAAGGCTGCGAAGCTCGACCCGGGCCAGACGGTGACGTTCAGCGCGAAGGTCAAGGCGCCGGCCACCGGTGGGACGCTGCACACGGATCTGGCGCAGGCTCATGGTCTGCCGCCGAGTCCGACGAACCCGAATGAGCCGGGTGATCCGAATGATCCGAAGAGCCCGCCGGTGAATTCGCCGGAGGATCCGGCGAATGCGACGACGAAGCCCAAGGATGAGCTGAAGGTCGTCAAGAAGATCAACGGTGACGACGCCAACATCGAGCCTGGTGTTGCGGTCAAGCCGGGGTCTGACATGGATGTCACCTATGAGGTGACGAACACGGGTAACCGCCCGCTGTCCGATGTCACTGTGACCGACCGGATTGTGTCGGAGAACAACACTGAGGTGAAGGGCATCACCCCGGAGAAGGTCGATCAGCTGAAGCCGGGTGAGACGGTGACGTTTAAGGCGACGATCAAGGCGCCGGCTGCTGATGGTGTGAAGCACCACGATGTGGCCACCGCGCATGGTGTGCCGCCGAGCCCGAGTGAGCCGCCGAGCCCGACGGAGCCGAATAAGCCGGGTAACCCGCCGAGTTCGACTGAGCCGCCGAGCCCGTCTGAGCCGAACAAGCCTGGTGTTCCGCCGGTGAACTCGCCGGACGATCCTGGGTATGCTCACACCCCGCCGAAGGACAGCCTGAAGATCGTCAAGAAGATCAACGGTGATGACGCCAACACCAAGCCTGGTGTTGAGGTTGACGCGGGGTCTGACATGAAGATCACCTACGAGGTGACCAACGATGGTCAGCGTCCGGTGTTCAACGTCAGTGTCACCGACAAGATCACCTCGGAGAACAACGCTGAGGTGAAGGACATCACCACCGCAACGCCGGAGAAGGCTGCGAAGCTGAACCCGGGTGAGAAGGTGGAGTTCACCGCGACGATCAAGGCGCCGACTGCCGGTGGTGTTCTGCACACCGATGTGGCGAAGGCTCATGGTGTGCCGCCGAGCCCGGACGACCCGGAGAAGCCGGCTGAGCCGCCGAGTCCGGATGATCCGAACAAGCCTGCTGTTCCGCCGGTGGAGTCGAATGAGGATCCGGGTAATGCGACGACGAAGCCCAAGGATGGGCTGAAGGTCGTCAAGAAGATCAACGGTGACGACGCCAACGCCGAGCCTGGTGTTGAGGTTGCTCCGGGGTCTGACATGGATGTCACCTATGAGGTGACGAACACGGGTGACCGCCCGCTGTCCGATGTCAGTGTGACCGACCGGATTGTGTCGGAGAACAACACTGAGGTGAAGGGCATCACCCCGGAGAAGGTCGATCAGCTGAAGCCGGGTGAGACGGTGACGTTTAAGGCGACGATCAAGGCGCCGGCTGCTGATGGTGTGAAGCACCACGATGTGGCCACCGCGCATGGTGTGCCGCCGAGCCCGAGTGAGCCGCCGAGCCCGACGGAGCCGAATAAGCCGGGTAACCCGCCGAGTTCGACTGAGCCGCCGAGCCCGTCGGAGCCGGGTAAGCCCGGTGAGCCGCCGAGTCCGTCGGAGCCGAACAAGCCTGGTGTTCCGCCGGTGAATTCGCCGGAGGATCCTGGGTATGCTCACACCCCGCCGAAGGACAGCCTGAAGCTGGTCAAGAAGATCAACGGTGATGACGCCAACAACGCTCCCGGTGTGTCGGTTGAGCCGGGGTCTGACATGAAGATCACCTACGAGGTGACCAACGATGGTCAGCGTCCGGTGTTCAACGTCAGTGTCACCGACAAGATCACCTCGGAGAACAACGCTGAGGTGAAGAACATCACCACCGCAACGCCGGAGAAGGCTGCGAAGCTGAACCCGGGTGAGAAGGTGGAGTTCACCGCGACGATCAAGGCGCCGGAGGCGAGTAACAAGCTGCACACCGATGTGGCGAAGGCTTATGGTGTGCCGCCGAGCCCGAGTGAGCCGCCGAGCCCGACGGAGCCGGGTAAGCCGGGTAATCCGCCGAGTTCGACCGAGCCGCCGAGCCCGTCGGAGCCGGGTAAGCCGGGTAATCCGCCGAGCTCGACCGAGCCGCCGAGTCCGGATGATCCGAACAAGCCTGCTGTTCCGCCGGTGGAGTCGAATGAGGATCCGGGTAACGCGACGACGAAGCCCAAGGATGGGCTGAAGCTGGTCAAGAAGATCAACGGTGATGACGCCAACAACGCTCCTGGTGTGTCGGTTGAGCCGGGGTCTGACATGAAGGTGACCTATGAGGTGACGAACACGGGTGACCGCCCGGTGTTCAACGTCAGCGTCACGGACAAGATCACCACTGAGGGTGGCAAGGTTGTCGAGGGCATCACCGCGTCTGATCCGGAGAAGGCCAAGCAGCTGAATCCGAATGAGACGGTGGAGTTCACGGCGACGATTAAGGCGCCGGAGGCGGGTAACAAGCTGCACACCGATGTGGCGAAGGCTTATGGTGTGCCGCCGAGCCCGAGTGTGCCGCCGAGCCCGACGGAGCCGGGTAAGCCGGGTAATCCGCCGAGTTCGACCGAGCCGCCGAGCCCGTCGGAGCCGGGTAAGCCGGGTAACCCGCCGAGTTCGACCGAGCCGCCGAGCCCGTCGGAGCCGGGTAAGCCGGGTAATCCGCCGAGTTCGACCGAGCCGCCGAGTCCGGATGATCCGAACAAGCCTGCTGTTCCGCCGGTGGAGTCGAATGAGGATCCGGGTAATGCGACGACGAAGCCCAAGGATGGGCTGAAGGTCGTCAAGAAGATCAACGGTGACGACGCCAACGCCGAGCCTGGTGTTGAGGTTGCTCCGGGGTCTGACATGGATGTCACCTATGAGGTGACGAACACGGGTGACCGCCCGCTGTCCGATGTCAGTGTGACCGACCGGATTGTGTCGGAGAACAACACTGAGGTGAAGGGCATCACCCCGGAGAAGGTCGATCAGCTGAAGCCGGGTGAGACGGTGACGTTTAAGGCGACGATCAAGGCGCCGGCTGCTGATGGTGCGCAGCACCACGATGTGGCCACCGCGCATGGTGTGCCGCCGAGCCCGAGTGAGCCGCCGAGCCCGACGGAGCCGAATAAGCCGGGTAACCCGCCGAGTTCGACCGAGCCGCCGAGCCCGTCGGAGCCGGGTAAGCCGGGTACCCGCCGAGTTCGACTGAGCCGCCGAGTCCGTCGGAGCCGGGTAAGCCGGGTAATCCGCCGAGTTCGACCGAGCCGCCGAGTCCGTCGGAGCCGGGTAAGCCGGGTAATCCGCCGAGTTCGACCGAGCCGCCGAGTCCGTCGGAGCCGGGTAAGCCCGGTGAGCCGCCGAGCCCGTCTGAGCCGAACAAGCCTGGTGTCCCGCCGAGCCCGGAAGAGCCGAACAAGCCTGGTGTTCCGCCGGTGA
- a CDS encoding DUF7507 domain-containing protein encodes MNSPEDPGFAHTTPKDSLKLVKKINGDDANAEPGVDVAPGSDMKITYEVTNDGQRPVFNVNVTDKIVSENNAEVKDITASDPEKAKRLNPGETVTFTATIKAPAANGVQHHDVAQAHGVPPSPNDPEKPAEPPSPDEPNKPGVPPVDSPEDPGFARTTPKDSLKLQKLIGDDDANEAPGVEVAPGADMKITYRVTNDGQRPVFNVNVTDKIVSENNAEVKDITASDPEKAKRLNPGETVEFTATIKAPAAGGVQHHDVAQAHGVPPSPNDPEKPAEPPSPDEPNKPGVPPVDSPEDPGFAHTTPKDGLKVVKKINGDDANTAPGVEVKPGSDMNITYEVENTGNRPLFNVSVVDRIATDGNAEVKGISPASVEKLEPGAKVTFTATVKAPEGDNKWHADVARAYGVPPSPTDPSKPGDPNDPRTPPVNSPEDPGNAHTPPPAEPPAPPKRGLKVVKKINGDDANVVPGVEVKPGSDMKVTYEVTNTGDQVLNDVRVVDRIVTESDAPVKGITPEKVDSLKPGETVVFTATIKAPQASATVHHDVAKAIGVPPSGGNKPPSGGVTPPPGGQTPPTGGVTPPPGGQTPPPTGEVTPPPGEGTPPPVESPEDPGFAHTPPPGDKTPPPPVIPIIPIIPILPPLPPVPPAPPAPQVPTPPVPPAPNPPAPQVPAPPAPQVPAPPAPNAPVPPAPAPQAPTPPAPENNRGGALAKTGVSAGLGYALLAGLVLLAAGAVMFVLGRRRRSEGGDR; translated from the coding sequence GTGAATTCGCCGGAGGATCCCGGGTTCGCTCACACGACGCCGAAGGACAGCCTGAAGCTGGTCAAGAAGATCAACGGTGATGACGCCAACGCCGAGCCTGGTGTTGATGTCGCTCCGGGGTCGGACATGAAGATCACCTACGAGGTGACCAACGATGGTCAGCGTCCGGTGTTCAACGTCAACGTCACGGACAAGATCGTCTCGGAGAACAACGCTGAGGTGAAGGACATCACCGCGTCTGATCCGGAGAAGGCCAAGCGCCTGAACCCGGGTGAGACGGTGACGTTCACGGCGACGATCAAGGCGCCGGCTGCTAATGGTGTCCAGCACCACGATGTGGCGCAGGCTCATGGTGTGCCGCCGAGCCCGAACGATCCGGAGAAGCCGGCTGAGCCGCCGAGCCCGGATGAGCCGAACAAGCCTGGTGTTCCGCCGGTGGATTCGCCGGAGGACCCCGGGTTTGCCCGGACCACGCCGAAGGACAGCCTGAAGCTTCAGAAGCTCATCGGTGACGATGATGCGAATGAGGCTCCGGGTGTTGAGGTTGCCCCTGGCGCTGACATGAAGATCACCTACCGGGTGACGAACGATGGTCAGCGTCCGGTGTTCAACGTCAATGTCACCGACAAGATCGTCTCGGAGAACAACGCTGAGGTGAAGGACATCACCGCGTCTGATCCGGAGAAGGCCAAGCGTCTGAACCCGGGTGAGACGGTGGAGTTCACCGCGACGATCAAGGCGCCGGCTGCCGGTGGTGTCCAGCACCACGATGTGGCGCAGGCCCATGGTGTGCCGCCGAGCCCGAACGATCCGGAGAAGCCGGCTGAGCCGCCGAGCCCGGATGAGCCGAACAAGCCTGGTGTTCCGCCGGTGGATTCGCCGGAGGATCCCGGGTTCGCTCACACGACGCCGAAGGACGGCCTGAAGGTCGTCAAGAAGATCAACGGTGATGACGCCAACACCGCTCCTGGTGTCGAGGTCAAGCCGGGGTCTGACATGAACATCACCTACGAGGTGGAGAACACGGGTAACCGTCCGCTGTTCAACGTCTCTGTGGTCGACAGGATCGCGACCGACGGCAACGCCGAGGTCAAGGGCATCTCCCCGGCATCGGTGGAGAAGCTTGAGCCTGGTGCGAAGGTGACGTTCACGGCGACGGTGAAGGCTCCGGAGGGTGACAACAAGTGGCACGCGGATGTTGCCCGTGCCTACGGTGTCCCGCCGAGCCCGACGGACCCGTCGAAGCCGGGTGATCCGAACGATCCTCGGACCCCGCCGGTGAATTCGCCGGAGGATCCGGGTAACGCTCACACCCCGCCGCCGGCTGAGCCTCCGGCTCCGCCGAAGCGTGGTCTGAAGGTCGTGAAGAAGATCAACGGTGACGACGCCAACGTCGTGCCCGGTGTCGAGGTCAAGCCCGGCTCGGACATGAAGGTCACCTACGAGGTGACCAACACCGGTGACCAGGTGCTCAACGACGTCCGCGTCGTGGACCGCATCGTCACCGAGTCCGATGCTCCGGTTAAGGGCATCACCCCGGAGAAGGTCGACAGCCTGAAGCCCGGTGAGACCGTGGTCTTCACGGCGACGATCAAGGCGCCGCAGGCGTCGGCGACGGTGCACCATGATGTCGCGAAGGCGATCGGTGTGCCGCCGTCGGGTGGCAACAAGCCGCCGAGTGGTGGTGTCACGCCGCCTCCGGGTGGTCAGACCCCGCCGACCGGTGGTGTCACGCCGCCTCCGGGTGGTCAGACGCCGCCTCCGACGGGCGAGGTCACGCCGCCTCCGGGTGAGGGCACTCCGCCGCCGGTGGAGTCGCCGGAGGATCCGGGATTCGCTCACACGCCGCCGCCGGGTGACAAGACCCCGCCGCCGCCGGTGATCCCGATCATCCCGATCATCCCGATCCTGCCGCCGCTCCCGCCGGTTCCGCCGGCGCCGCCGGCTCCGCAGGTTCCGACCCCGCCGGTGCCGCCGGCTCCGAACCCGCCGGCTCCGCAGGTTCCGGCCCCGCCGGCTCCGCAGGTTCCGGCCCCGCCGGCTCCGAATGCTCCGGTGCCGCCGGCTCCTGCCCCGCAGGCGCCGACGCCGCCTGCCCCGGAGAACAACCGGGGTGGGGCGCTGGCCAAGACCGGTGTCAGTGCCGGCCTGGGTTACGCCCTGCTGGCTGGCCTGGTGCTGCTGGCTGCCGGTGCGGTGATGTTCGTCCTCGGACGGCGTCGCCGCTCGGAGGGAGGTGACCGCTGA